In Felis catus isolate Fca126 chromosome C2, F.catus_Fca126_mat1.0, whole genome shotgun sequence, a single window of DNA contains:
- the IGSF11 gene encoding immunoglobulin superfamily member 11 isoform X5: protein MVIPLSNANQPEQVILYQGGQMFDGAPRFHGRVGFTGTMPATNVSIFINNTQLSDTGTYQCLVNNLPDRGGRNIGVTGLTVLVPPSAPHCQIQGSQDIGSDVILLCSSEEGIPRPTYLWEKLDNTLKLPPTATQDQVQGTVTIRNISALSSGLYQCVASNAIGTSTCLLDLQVISPQPRSIGLIAGAIGTGAVIIIFCIALILGAFFYWRSKNKEEEEEEIPNEIREDDLPPKCSSSAKAFHTEISSSENNTLTSSNTYNSRYWSNNPKVHRNTESLNHFSDLLHSGNANIPSIYANGNHLVPAPHKTLVVTANRGSSPQVVSRSNGSVSRKPRPQHTHSYTVSQATLERIGAVPVMVPAQSRAGSLV, encoded by the exons GTCATTCTGTACCAGGGTGGACAGATGTTCGATGGTGCCCCCCGGTTCCATGGTAGGGTAGGATTTACAGGCACTATGCCGGCCACCAACGTCTCTATCTTCATTAATAACACTCAGCTGTCAGATACAGGCACCTACCAGTGTTTGGTCAACAACCTTCCAGATAGAGGGGGCAGAAACATTGGGGTCACCGGTCTCACAGTTTTAG TTCCCCCTTCTGCCCCACACTGCCAAATCCAAGGATCCCAGGATATCGGCAGCGATGTCATCCTGCTCTGTAGCTCAGAGGAAGGCATCCCTCGGCCAACTTACCTTTGGGAGAAGTTAGACAATACCCTCAAACTACCTCCAACAGCCACTCAGG ACCAGGTCCAGGGGACAGTCACCATCCGGAATATCAGTGCTCTGTCTTCAGGCTTGTACCAGTGCGTGGCTTCTAATGCCATTGGAACCAGCACCTGCCTTTTGGATCTCCAGGTTATTTCAC CCCAGCCCAGGAGCATTGGACTAATAGCTGGAGCCATTGGCACTGGTGCAGTTATTATCATTTTTTGCATTGCACTAATTTTAGGGGCATTCTTTTACTggagaagcaaaaacaaagaggaggaggaagaagaaattcctAATGAAATAAG agAGGATGATCTTCCACCTAAATGTTCTTCTTCTGCCAAAGCATTTCACACCGAGATATCCTCCTCGGAGAACAACACATTGACCTCTTCGAATACGTACAACAGTCGATACTGGAGCAACAATCCAAAAGTTCACAGAAACACCGAGTCACTCAACCACTTCAGTGACTTGCTCCACTCAGGCAATGCCAATATACCGTCCATCTATGCTAATGGGAACCACCTGGTCCCAGCTCCACATAAGACTCTCGTAGTGACAGCCAACAGAGGGTCATCCCCACAGGTTGTGTCCAGGAGCAACGGCTCAGTCAGCAGGAAACCTCGGCCTCAACACACACACTCGTACACCGTCAGCCAAGCAACACTGGAGCGAATTGGTGCTGTCCCTGTCATGGTGCCAGCCCAGAGTCGGGCCGGGTCCCTGGTATAG